The following proteins are co-located in the Natrinema halophilum genome:
- a CDS encoding ParB N-terminal domain-containing protein, with translation MTDLETSISTGDIVEDLEGTSPNGIVVNRPPVPIKDWEIYGKGPVSAHNPEYPEDDRVIIVLYEDVLEEHYPEYTGGRPIPMKQLTADGAKPYAFPATRLETIGEREPIELSLDAINPASFHARNFDAGGNRDYIDAIAVRGRPKPIPLVRDCGERYEILNGHKRVWASYVAGLEEIPVHVSYLNDFAAAQYWAERHLEDYDPDEQQVALDRLRDRFGDRAHAIEREYLSTGADPVSKQARADGGHDE, from the coding sequence ATGACTGATCTCGAGACCTCGATTAGCACCGGTGACATCGTCGAGGACCTCGAGGGGACGTCCCCGAACGGGATCGTCGTCAACCGGCCACCGGTCCCGATCAAAGACTGGGAGATCTATGGAAAGGGCCCGGTGTCGGCACACAACCCGGAGTATCCGGAGGACGATCGCGTGATCATCGTGCTGTACGAGGACGTCCTCGAGGAGCACTACCCAGAGTACACGGGTGGTCGACCGATCCCGATGAAGCAATTGACCGCGGACGGTGCCAAACCGTACGCGTTCCCCGCAACCCGCCTCGAGACGATCGGCGAGCGTGAACCGATCGAGCTCTCACTCGACGCGATCAACCCGGCTTCGTTCCACGCTCGGAATTTCGACGCCGGGGGGAACCGAGACTACATCGACGCGATCGCGGTTCGGGGACGACCGAAACCGATCCCGCTGGTTCGAGACTGCGGCGAGCGCTACGAGATTCTCAATGGGCACAAGCGCGTGTGGGCCAGCTACGTCGCCGGTCTCGAGGAGATACCAGTGCACGTCAGCTACCTGAACGACTTCGCAGCAGCCCAGTACTGGGCGGAACGGCATCTCGAGGATTACGATCCCGACGAACAGCAGGTTGCACTGGACCGACTCCGGGATCGGTTCGGTGATCGAGCGCACGCGATCGAACGAGAGTACCTCTCGACGGGTGCAGATCCCGTTTCAAAGCAGGCTCGAGCAGACGGTGGTCACGATGAGTAA
- a CDS encoding winged helix-turn-helix domain-containing protein: MTTAGLSPTLQVPAATIASIEVTDQPVSDLWRELLSHTDVADTFVHAVRDFARGKTVPELYDALEEQSIPHWLRSRIRDVALGNRREAWHLVADIIPELGHGRSSVDDILSTATLFRELNGDDVPTVAFVVGKEFKDESRRKRSKICRLIATLANAFDVRFVATGVTQIFVRAHHRDELPGVNDWRRTDSTDTPLAKVVDDAIETLDPDTREIKLLRELEDQDSETLSYNQLYGIFSEVNKPRVRQTIAALDELALISKFGPQSNRKVELLEAGRGVLDRLDAEIGRQQELDESVRKSGKSSPQCRVTPRTGGEGEAGPKPYQVDWMSRYNHVAGVACGHPGSVTIANGPVPAGDGRTHEVSYDPNEDQAVVAVQADEPLPYAVSTAVALATPWFVDDVLPPSRIQSIDEPPAILRDARCIGELSDEALADPLVLRDKLVDWGQRIQDWTVDLRHGEYEDRDSFRSMIMRSAHGLTGSIVHLLDAAGIDLIREVRVPSGADRDDLEDLSETVAISAAIQSTYDGVHNGFRQLYEDRGKKRAFSFTPTVDATEPFGSLIGSFVFRGSDIGRLKGELEKRLESPRDLHDDAPEFAIPIPIRETGRPEIAAVANKILLPKRIQPTEGAVTLCHALVPDPFAVSRGLEQLEGEDEPRQIRIDELRYALSTLDTESILPDLSPTASAMVEALLTAETRLSQTELADRADVSARSVRNNVAELEAVGLLDSTDGYRLTMSFRTRKERRSSVVPNLVDGTATLIDTVDSLLERSLPPDRYGDPDDPLGKALWWPPDPWILEGNDDLGGWFSVSVRLAAEQPVEKSVVTMGPTIEQQPLPTTGNSNEVNA, translated from the coding sequence ATGACGACGGCCGGACTCTCACCCACGCTACAGGTGCCGGCAGCCACGATCGCGTCGATCGAGGTGACCGATCAGCCCGTCTCTGACCTATGGCGAGAATTGCTCAGTCACACCGACGTCGCCGATACGTTCGTCCACGCCGTTCGTGACTTCGCTCGTGGGAAGACCGTTCCCGAGCTGTATGATGCGCTCGAGGAGCAGTCAATTCCCCACTGGCTCCGGTCGCGCATTCGAGACGTCGCCCTCGGGAATCGTCGCGAAGCATGGCATCTCGTTGCCGATATCATTCCCGAACTTGGTCATGGTCGCTCGAGCGTCGACGATATACTCTCGACCGCTACGCTCTTCCGCGAACTCAACGGGGATGATGTTCCGACAGTCGCGTTCGTTGTCGGCAAGGAATTCAAAGACGAATCTCGTCGAAAGCGAAGCAAGATCTGCCGTCTGATCGCGACGCTTGCAAACGCGTTCGATGTTCGGTTCGTCGCGACGGGCGTTACACAGATCTTCGTCCGTGCACACCACCGCGACGAACTTCCAGGTGTTAACGACTGGCGTCGCACAGATAGTACTGATACACCGCTCGCTAAGGTCGTCGACGATGCGATCGAGACGCTGGATCCCGACACTCGCGAGATCAAACTTTTGCGAGAGCTCGAGGACCAGGATAGCGAAACGCTGTCGTACAACCAGTTGTACGGCATATTCTCCGAAGTCAACAAGCCGCGCGTCCGTCAAACGATCGCGGCCCTCGACGAGCTCGCACTCATCTCGAAGTTTGGTCCACAGTCGAATCGGAAAGTCGAACTACTCGAAGCTGGTCGAGGTGTTCTGGACCGTCTCGATGCCGAAATCGGCAGACAGCAGGAGCTCGATGAGAGCGTTAGAAAATCCGGAAAGTCTTCTCCCCAGTGCCGTGTAACCCCGCGTACGGGAGGGGAGGGAGAAGCCGGCCCCAAGCCGTACCAGGTTGACTGGATGAGCCGGTACAACCACGTTGCCGGGGTAGCCTGCGGCCACCCCGGAAGCGTGACCATTGCAAACGGCCCTGTACCGGCCGGAGACGGCCGAACGCATGAGGTGAGTTACGACCCGAACGAGGACCAAGCAGTAGTGGCTGTGCAAGCCGACGAGCCCCTGCCCTACGCGGTGAGTACGGCGGTGGCGTTAGCAACACCATGGTTTGTGGACGATGTTCTTCCACCGTCACGCATTCAGTCTATCGATGAACCGCCAGCAATCCTTCGGGATGCTCGCTGTATCGGTGAACTGTCCGATGAGGCGCTGGCGGATCCATTGGTCTTACGAGACAAACTGGTCGACTGGGGCCAACGGATCCAGGACTGGACGGTCGATCTCCGTCACGGCGAGTACGAGGATCGTGACTCGTTCCGGTCAATGATTATGCGGTCAGCCCACGGTTTGACTGGCTCGATCGTCCACCTTCTGGATGCGGCTGGTATCGATCTCATTCGAGAAGTGCGAGTTCCTAGCGGGGCCGACCGGGATGACCTCGAGGATCTCTCTGAGACAGTCGCCATATCGGCAGCCATTCAGTCGACGTATGACGGCGTCCACAACGGTTTTCGACAGCTGTACGAGGATCGTGGGAAGAAGCGAGCCTTCTCCTTTACTCCGACAGTCGATGCAACAGAACCGTTTGGATCACTCATCGGATCGTTCGTGTTTCGTGGATCAGATATTGGTCGATTGAAGGGAGAACTCGAAAAACGGCTTGAATCACCGCGAGATCTTCATGATGACGCCCCTGAGTTTGCGATTCCGATCCCGATTCGTGAGACGGGTCGGCCGGAGATCGCGGCAGTGGCGAACAAGATACTGCTGCCGAAGCGAATTCAACCAACTGAGGGTGCCGTGACGCTGTGCCACGCTCTCGTCCCGGATCCGTTCGCCGTATCTCGTGGACTCGAGCAGCTTGAGGGTGAAGATGAGCCACGGCAGATTCGTATTGATGAACTTCGGTATGCGCTGTCAACGCTCGACACAGAGTCGATACTTCCAGATCTTTCACCAACGGCATCGGCGATGGTCGAAGCCCTGTTGACAGCTGAGACGCGACTGTCGCAAACTGAACTGGCCGATCGGGCGGATGTCTCAGCCCGTTCCGTTCGAAATAACGTTGCGGAACTCGAGGCGGTCGGGCTCCTGGACTCGACTGACGGCTACCGATTGACGATGTCGTTCAGAACCCGGAAAGAACGCCGTTCCTCAGTGGTCCCGAATCTCGTCGACGGGACTGCAACGCTGATTGATACAGTCGATTCCCTGCTCGAACGGTCACTTCCACCGGATCGGTACGGTGATCCGGACGACCCACTTGGAAAGGCATTATGGTGGCCGCCGGATCCGTGGATCCTCGAGGGTAACGACGACCTGGGGGGTTGGTTCAGTGTTTCGGTTAGACTCGCCGCAGAGCAACCGGTCGAGAAGTCGGTCGTGACGATGGGGCCGACGATCGAGCAGCAGCCACTTCCGACGACCGGCAACTCGAACGAGGTAAATGCATGA
- a CDS encoding DNA cytosine methyltransferase: MSASATSTDSIVVVDLFAGAGGFSTGAADAVNDVRQSPDIDVRLIAVNHDEDAIATHEANHSWADHYHAKVEEIHPPDVVEPGTVDLLIAGPMCTHFSNARGGVPVDEQMRASPWHVLHWIQLLQPTNIIIENVRELRSWGPVVDGEPTCDGSIFEQWVATLQALGYTINRDDDGDYGVVLRAADYGDPTTRERLFVMGSRTQRPTVPEPTHSDDSTDELEDWRPAADVIDWTDPGSSIWTRSRPLSNNTMKRIAEGIRQHCDPRLAPFADAIEEFGVRRDIEEHGKDVRLTADLQDDVVDVADLETALEERDGPFLVSGEIESALSVPMVMGQHSHARAKPADSTPVPTLTKRGVIHHINADAFVLPRNMPQRDIYSNATFDPEERPFPTITAKNHDGHLISPFLVEYYGNSDEAPIDEPLPTVTTKARHALIVPDLFPWGLDLRYRLLEPPETKQAQGFPPDYEIVGDTKRSVRKQIGNAVPVNLAAALCRHVLTTEMPSLSTYGAGIQPDRDVEVPQYEEVLASDD, from the coding sequence ATGAGTGCCTCCGCTACAAGCACCGACTCGATCGTCGTCGTGGATCTCTTCGCTGGCGCCGGAGGCTTCTCGACAGGCGCGGCTGACGCTGTGAACGACGTCCGGCAAAGCCCCGATATCGACGTTCGACTGATCGCAGTCAACCACGACGAGGACGCCATCGCCACACACGAGGCGAACCACTCGTGGGCCGACCACTATCACGCAAAAGTCGAAGAGATCCATCCCCCGGATGTCGTCGAACCGGGGACGGTCGACCTGTTGATCGCAGGGCCGATGTGCACCCACTTCAGCAACGCTCGAGGAGGTGTGCCCGTCGACGAACAGATGCGCGCCTCACCGTGGCACGTCCTCCACTGGATCCAGCTGCTCCAGCCGACGAACATCATCATCGAGAACGTTCGCGAGCTCCGGTCCTGGGGGCCGGTCGTCGACGGCGAACCGACGTGTGACGGCTCGATCTTCGAGCAGTGGGTCGCCACGCTCCAGGCACTCGGCTACACGATCAACCGGGACGACGACGGCGATTACGGCGTCGTTCTACGGGCGGCCGACTACGGCGATCCGACCACTCGAGAGCGACTGTTCGTGATGGGCAGCCGCACGCAACGACCGACGGTCCCTGAGCCCACACACTCGGACGATTCAACTGACGAGCTCGAGGACTGGCGACCAGCGGCCGACGTGATCGACTGGACTGACCCGGGAAGCTCCATCTGGACGCGATCGAGGCCGCTATCGAACAACACGATGAAGCGGATCGCCGAAGGGATCCGCCAGCACTGCGATCCCCGGCTCGCGCCGTTCGCCGACGCGATCGAGGAGTTCGGCGTCCGCCGAGACATCGAAGAGCACGGCAAGGACGTCAGGCTGACTGCCGACCTGCAGGACGACGTCGTCGACGTGGCCGATCTCGAGACGGCGCTCGAGGAGCGTGACGGACCGTTTCTTGTCTCCGGCGAGATCGAATCCGCGCTGTCGGTCCCGATGGTGATGGGGCAACACTCACACGCCAGAGCGAAGCCAGCCGACTCGACGCCGGTGCCGACGCTGACCAAACGAGGCGTGATCCACCACATCAACGCCGACGCGTTCGTCCTGCCGCGGAACATGCCTCAGCGTGATATCTACAGCAACGCCACGTTTGATCCGGAAGAGCGGCCGTTTCCCACCATAACCGCGAAGAACCACGACGGCCACCTCATCTCGCCGTTCCTCGTCGAATACTACGGCAACTCGGACGAGGCACCGATCGACGAGCCGCTTCCAACAGTCACGACGAAAGCCCGGCACGCGCTGATCGTCCCGGACCTCTTTCCATGGGGGCTCGACCTTCGGTACCGACTTCTCGAGCCGCCGGAGACGAAGCAGGCCCAGGGCTTCCCCCCGGACTACGAGATCGTCGGCGACACGAAGCGCTCGGTCCGGAAGCAAATTGGTAACGCAGTTCCGGTAAACCTCGCTGCAGCGCTGTGCAGGCACGTCTTGACCACCGAGATGCCAAGCCTCTCGACTTACGGGGCGGGGATCCAGCCCGATCGAGATGTGGAGGTCCCACAGTACGAGGAGGTGCTCGCCAGCGATGACTGA
- a CDS encoding DUF7344 domain-containing protein, producing MIRTFLRDLFRDEPVRSDLPLDAAVHLMSNERRRLAVELIDALGPMELKVLADAFAAISDIDRKGAYVTLYQTHLPKLDKHDVIELGDRGHHIEPGEHFNALVKCISDLEERFEIETDSSQVFEFDEDDAVAEIAGDA from the coding sequence ATGATCCGCACATTCCTTCGGGACCTTTTCCGTGATGAACCAGTGCGGTCCGACCTTCCGCTCGATGCAGCGGTACATCTGATGAGCAACGAGCGCCGGCGGTTGGCTGTCGAGCTCATCGACGCACTCGGACCGATGGAACTGAAAGTGCTCGCTGATGCGTTCGCAGCGATCTCCGATATCGATCGAAAGGGAGCATACGTCACGCTCTACCAAACACATCTTCCGAAATTGGACAAGCACGATGTGATTGAGCTTGGCGATCGTGGCCACCACATCGAGCCAGGCGAGCATTTCAATGCGTTAGTCAAGTGCATCTCGGACCTCGAGGAGCGGTTTGAGATCGAGACAGATTCGTCGCAGGTGTTCGAATTCGATGAAGACGACGCAGTGGCGGAAATCGCGGGTGATGCCTAA